Within Mongoliitalea daihaiensis, the genomic segment TCATCCCCTAATCAACTGCGCGTAAGTTTCTTCGTAGGACTGGGCGATTTTCTCGATATCAAAATGTTCACAGGCAAAGGCATGGGCAAGGGATGTTCTCTTGGGCCAATCTTGGGCGGTTAGGGCTGCTTGTAGCTGTTTGGCAAGGTCATTGGGGTTGCGGACTTGGTGGAAAAGTGCCATATCGGAGCTGAGACATTCTTTGTTTTCGGGGATGTCGGAGGCGATGATGGGGACTTTGGCCATCATGGCTTCGATCAATGCTCCGGGCAAACCTTCATAATGGGAAGGAAAAACGAAATAGTCTGCTGCTGCCAATAGTTCGGGGATGTCTTTTCTATCTCCCAAGAAAATCACCTGATCTTGTAATTTAAGGCTTTGTGCTAAGTTTTGTAAGTGGTCTTGTTGATCTCCTTTACCTACAAACCAAAGGTTATATGTTTGCGAAAAATTATTTTGTGATTTTAAAAGTTGATCAAATGCCAGTATTAGTTCTTCTTGGCCTTTGCGGGCTATGAGGCGTCCTATGTTCAGAAAGATTTTGGTTTCAGGGTTAGGAACTTGATTTCGTATTTGCTTTAATTTTTTATGATCAGGATTCTCAAATATCTTGGAATCTCTCCCTCGATGGATCACCTTGAGCTTATCTGGGGCTATTTTTAATGACTTTTGATGGACTTTTGCCATATAGGTAGAGTTGGCAATAAAGAGGTCCACTTTGTTTTTTGTGATTCGATCCAGCAGGTAAACACGCAATAAAGCCAGTTTCCCTTTCCACGTTAGTGTTTGGTATCTTCTGGGATGGTAAGAATTGTTTACGAGGCTATTGATGATGGGAATATCTAGATTCAATTTTCTAGAAAGCATCTCGGAATGAAAAAGTGAGGCATGAATCAAGGCAGGTTGTAGAGCTGAAACAAATGCTCTTAAGTTAGGAAGTATTTCTTTATAGTCCATTCCTTTAGGAAAATTCAAGTGGAGTACTTCCAATCCTACTTGCTGATAGGTAGCTTCTAAGGCATGATCTCCCTGATAGATGGTTAGGAATATGGGCTTGAAATTTTGAAACCTGCTGGTGATTTCAAGTAAGCTCTTTTCTGCACCGCCTGTTTGGAGTGTGTCGATTAAAAAAAGGACTCTTTTATTCAAAGAAATTAATGTAATCTTCAGAAGTTTTTCCTTCAATAATCTTAGCAGGATTCCCAATGGCCAAACAATTGTTAGGCACATCTATATTCACAAATGCCAAAGGGGCAATCATGGCATTGTTTCCAATTTTCACATTTCCTACGATTACTGCATTGGGACCTATCCATACCTTATCCCCTATTTGAGGGGCACCCTTTCTAGGGCCTTGATTGATCCTTCCAATGGTCACCCCTTGGGCTATATTACAATTGGCCCCAATCGTCGCCTCAGAACTTACCACTATTCCCCCAAAATGTCCGATAAATAATCCTGGACCTATTTGTGTCACATGGGGAATCTGTATGCCATAGCGCACCTGGGCCCACTTGGAAAAAATCCGGACAAAAAAACCTAGGGGATTCCATTTGGAAGTAGCTTGACAGATTCTTATCCAGAAAATCACCCTGAAGCAAGGATTCGAAAATGCCTTGAAAAATCGTTTCGAATACCGTGTTTGATCTGCCTTTAATGTCCAAAAATTCATGAATTCCATTTTATTTTAAAACAAGAGAATTTTGGTAAGTTAAACTATTGGAAACACAAAAGATATTCGGCTTGTAAAATTCATTGATTCTTACCAAGAGTGAAAATTCATTTCATTCTTTAATTGAAGCTAATTTTAGATGGATTTGCTTGCCAAACTCTTTACCAAATAGCTCAAAAATAATGAATATCATTACAGATTTGAGTGTTAAAACTTTTTGATGAAGTTGAAGTTTAAAATATTTTCTTGCCTCTTTTTTGTCCCCCAAATGATAATTTAGCCACATCAATTTGTAAAAAAACTTTTTCATTAGAATCTTACTAGACTTAATCGTTTTAATGTGCTTTGGAATAATTTTATTGTAGGCTTTAGCAATTTTTGAGAAGTCCTTTGACAATCTGTCATCATGTTCAACGTAAATATCAATCAAATATTCTGGACACATATCAAATGTACCTTTTTGAGATAACCTAAGTAACAAATCGGTATCTTCTCCAGCTAAAAGGCTTTCATCAAAACCGCCTACATCCAATAAAATCTCCTTTGAAATTATTAATCCAGAATTTGTTCCTGTGTGTAAATTCCGAAGAAATGTCTGGTAGGTTGAATGAATAATTGGAGGTTTCCAGAATTTTTCAACAACCTTATCTTTAAAAACAAACCTATAACCAGACCAATAAAATTTTGTATCCGGGTTAGCTCCTTTTATCAAAGCAATCATTTTCGATAAAAAGTCTGGGTGGTATTGATCATCGCTATCCAAAAAAACTATATAAGTACCTCTTGAACGGTCAATT encodes:
- a CDS encoding glycosyltransferase produces the protein MNKRVLFLIDTLQTGGAEKSLLEITSRFQNFKPIFLTIYQGDHALEATYQQVGLEVLHLNFPKGMDYKEILPNLRAFVSALQPALIHASLFHSEMLSRKLNLDIPIINSLVNNSYHPRRYQTLTWKGKLALLRVYLLDRITKNKVDLFIANSTYMAKVHQKSLKIAPDKLKVIHRGRDSKIFENPDHKKLKQIRNQVPNPETKIFLNIGRLIARKGQEELILAFDQLLKSQNNFSQTYNLWFVGKGDQQDHLQNLAQSLKLQDQVIFLGDRKDIPELLAAADYFVFPSHYEGLPGALIEAMMAKVPIIASDIPENKECLSSDMALFHQVRNPNDLAKQLQAALTAQDWPKRTSLAHAFACEHFDIEKIAQSYEETYAQLIRG
- a CDS encoding serine O-acetyltransferase gives rise to the protein MNFWTLKADQTRYSKRFFKAFSNPCFRVIFWIRICQATSKWNPLGFFVRIFSKWAQVRYGIQIPHVTQIGPGLFIGHFGGIVVSSEATIGANCNIAQGVTIGRINQGPRKGAPQIGDKVWIGPNAVIVGNVKIGNNAMIAPLAFVNIDVPNNCLAIGNPAKIIEGKTSEDYINFFE
- a CDS encoding glycosyltransferase family 2 protein, which gives rise to MNDKPFFSIILPVFNRLDKIPLAIKSVLNQSFKDWELLIVDDQSWDGTFEYLRELSYDQIKIFRTAKNSGPASARNLGIDRSRGTYIVFLDSDDQYHPDFLSKMIALIKGANPDTKFYWSGYRFVFKDKVVEKFWKPPIIHSTYQTFLRNLHTGTNSGLIISKEILLDVGGFDESLLAGEDTDLLLRLSQKGTFDMCPEYLIDIYVEHDDRLSKDFSKIAKAYNKIIPKHIKTIKSSKILMKKFFYKLMWLNYHLGDKKEARKYFKLQLHQKVLTLKSVMIFIIFELFGKEFGKQIHLKLASIKE